The Variovorax paradoxus genome window below encodes:
- a CDS encoding nuclear transport factor 2 family protein, with protein MKEQLAYTRSVVLPRRAAELRAEIDSFHVEYCAVLDANDVERWPEFFSNEAKYRITSRQNALLNMPVGLVYCEGRDMITDRALAVAHSQMFAPRHMLHVLGITRVLQETSDTISSQTPFILMQTLVEGPSTVHLAGIYHDRFVREGERLLIASREVVHDTEILDTALAYPV; from the coding sequence ATGAAGGAGCAACTCGCCTACACCCGCTCTGTGGTGTTGCCCCGTCGCGCCGCCGAACTGCGGGCGGAGATCGACTCCTTCCATGTCGAGTACTGTGCCGTCCTCGACGCCAACGACGTGGAGCGCTGGCCCGAGTTCTTCAGCAATGAAGCGAAATACCGGATCACCTCGCGTCAGAACGCGCTGCTGAACATGCCCGTTGGCCTCGTCTATTGCGAGGGCCGGGACATGATCACTGATCGCGCGCTCGCCGTGGCGCACTCGCAGATGTTTGCGCCTCGCCACATGCTGCATGTCCTGGGCATTACGCGGGTGCTGCAAGAGACGAGCGACACGATCAGCTCGCAGACACCCTTCATCCTGATGCAGACCCTCGTCGAGGGGCCTTCCACCGTGCATCTCGCCGGCATCTACCACGACCGTTTTGTGCGCGAAGGCGAACGACTGCTCATCGCCAGCCGCGAAGTGGTGCACGACACCGAGATTCTTGACACAGCCCTGGCCTACCCGGTCTGA